One Nocardia iowensis DNA window includes the following coding sequences:
- a CDS encoding FAD-binding oxidoreductase gives MGNNAAHNIDTDTFTGPVFRPGDTGYDEEIAGFQTAYAHRPALVVGAVHAEDVRAAVEYAARQALPVAVQATGHGLSVAADGGVLISTRRMTAVEIDPAARTARIGAGVRAGALVEAAAAHGLAPLSGSSPSVGVVGYLLGGGVGLLARQFGYAAEQVRAVELVTADGRMRRLVPGDELFGAVLGSGGNFGVVTAVELALLPVTEVYGGQLVFDAPLVEQALEVWRRWAATVPDELTSTVATLTFPDIPQVPAALRGRYVASFRIAYNGSAEAGERLVAPLRAVGDRLKDDLRTMPYTESHTIHSDPDHPHAYAATNALLSDLNGDTLSALRAAAGPGSDAVVDIRHLGGALSTPSRTGTVVDHRDAAYLVRVITDSDDATAAKDKIRTALAPWTIGHSLNFLYGAGADADEAQTRAGYTPGTYTRLATLKAKYDPHNMFRFNRNIRPAAN, from the coding sequence ATGGGAAACAACGCAGCACACAACATCGACACTGACACCTTCACCGGCCCGGTCTTCCGCCCGGGAGACACCGGATACGACGAGGAGATCGCGGGCTTCCAGACCGCCTACGCGCACCGGCCCGCCCTCGTCGTCGGCGCCGTGCACGCCGAGGACGTCCGCGCCGCAGTGGAATACGCTGCGCGTCAGGCTCTTCCGGTTGCGGTGCAGGCGACCGGTCACGGGCTGTCGGTCGCGGCCGATGGGGGAGTGCTGATCAGCACGCGCCGGATGACCGCCGTCGAGATCGACCCGGCCGCCCGGACCGCACGGATCGGCGCCGGAGTGCGCGCAGGCGCCCTGGTCGAGGCCGCCGCGGCGCACGGTCTCGCACCGCTGAGCGGTTCCTCGCCCTCGGTCGGCGTGGTCGGCTATCTGCTCGGTGGTGGAGTCGGCCTGCTGGCAAGGCAATTCGGCTACGCGGCCGAGCAGGTGCGCGCCGTCGAACTGGTCACCGCCGACGGGCGGATGCGCAGGCTCGTCCCCGGCGACGAGCTGTTCGGTGCCGTGCTGGGCAGTGGCGGCAATTTCGGCGTGGTGACCGCGGTCGAGCTCGCCCTGCTGCCGGTCACCGAGGTGTACGGCGGCCAGCTGGTATTCGACGCCCCGCTGGTCGAGCAGGCGCTGGAGGTCTGGCGGCGATGGGCCGCAACGGTTCCCGACGAGCTGACCTCCACCGTCGCCACGCTGACCTTCCCCGACATCCCGCAGGTCCCCGCCGCGCTGCGCGGCCGCTATGTGGCGTCGTTCCGCATCGCCTACAACGGTTCCGCCGAGGCGGGCGAGCGGCTGGTGGCGCCGCTGCGCGCGGTGGGCGACCGACTGAAGGACGATCTACGCACGATGCCCTACACCGAGTCGCACACCATCCACAGCGACCCCGACCACCCGCATGCCTACGCCGCCACCAACGCGTTGCTCAGCGACCTCAACGGAGACACGTTGTCCGCCTTGCGCGCTGCGGCGGGACCGGGTTCCGACGCCGTCGTCGACATCCGTCACCTCGGCGGCGCGTTGAGCACGCCGAGCCGGACCGGTACCGTCGTCGACCACCGCGATGCCGCCTACCTCGTCCGCGTCATCACCGACTCCGACGACGCCACCGCCGCCAAGGACAAGATCCGCACCGCCCTCGCCCCCTGGACCATCGGCCACAGCCTCAACTTCCTTTACGGTGCGGGCGCGGACGCCGACGAGGCCCAAACCCGGGCCGGATACACCCCAGGCACCTACACCCGCCTCGCCACCCTGAAGGCAAAGTACGACCCGCACAACATGTTCCGCTTCAACCGCAACATTCGCCCCGCCGCGAACTGA
- a CDS encoding SPFH domain-containing protein, with translation MKLRPALHVNGFLVLVAWLVLTLVFGGAAAWGYLAMARDQNVPALIGAIVATFVVLVLLLAATGLIIVNPNEAQVVQFFGRYIGSVSEPGFYSVLPLTDRRRISLRVRNFETQKLKVNDADGNPVEIAAVVVYRVVDSFKAAFSVDDYEEYVQTQSEAAVRHLATTHPYDSHDATRTSLRDGAEVAEELTVELRDRTELAGIEVLEARITHLAYAPEIAQAMLVRQQAAQVVAARTQIVEGAVGMVSLALERLTEQGVVELDEERRAAMVSNLLVVLCGDRATQPVVNTGSLYN, from the coding sequence ATGAAGCTTCGGCCCGCATTACACGTCAACGGCTTCTTGGTGCTGGTGGCGTGGCTGGTGCTCACCCTCGTGTTCGGTGGCGCCGCCGCGTGGGGCTACCTCGCGATGGCGCGGGACCAGAACGTGCCCGCCCTGATCGGCGCGATCGTCGCCACCTTCGTGGTGCTCGTGCTGCTGCTGGCGGCGACCGGTCTGATCATCGTGAACCCGAACGAAGCCCAGGTGGTGCAGTTCTTCGGCCGCTACATCGGCTCGGTGAGCGAGCCCGGCTTCTACTCGGTGCTCCCGCTCACCGACCGTCGCCGGATCTCCTTGCGGGTGCGTAACTTCGAGACGCAGAAGCTGAAGGTCAACGACGCCGACGGCAACCCGGTCGAGATCGCCGCCGTGGTGGTCTACCGCGTGGTCGACAGCTTCAAGGCCGCGTTCTCCGTCGACGACTACGAGGAGTACGTGCAGACCCAGTCCGAGGCCGCGGTCCGGCACCTGGCCACCACGCACCCGTACGACTCGCACGACGCGACCCGCACCAGCCTGCGCGACGGCGCCGAGGTGGCCGAGGAACTCACCGTCGAGTTGCGCGACCGCACCGAGCTGGCCGGCATCGAGGTCCTCGAGGCCCGCATCACCCACCTCGCCTACGCCCCGGAAATCGCCCAGGCCATGCTGGTCCGCCAGCAGGCCGCCCAGGTGGTCGCCGCCCGCACCCAGATCGTCGAGGGCGCGGTCGGCATGGTCAGCCTCGCGCTGGAGCGGCTCACCGAACAGGGCGTCGTGGAATTGGACGAGGAGCGCCGCGCCGCAATGGTTTCCAACCTGCTTGTGGTCCTTTGCGGTGACCGGGCCACCCAGCCTGTCGTGAACACCGGCTCCCTCTACAACTGA
- a CDS encoding toxin-antitoxin system HicB family antitoxin, protein MAERKKLLLRLDPAVHEAIAKWAADDLRSINAQIEYAIRLALEQAGRKPK, encoded by the coding sequence ATGGCTGAGCGCAAAAAGCTGCTGTTACGGCTCGATCCGGCCGTCCACGAGGCCATCGCCAAGTGGGCAGCCGACGACCTGCGCAGCATCAATGCCCAAATCGAGTACGCCATCCGGCTAGCCCTCGAACAAGCAGGCCGCAAGCCGAAATAG
- a CDS encoding MerR family transcriptional regulator, translating to MPARALRPADLAHEHGLSTQAVRNYEDEGILPPAERSDTGYRRYTEAHAQALRAFLALRHGYGHQTSAAILRAAHRPDQATMFRLIDQAHADLLHERRTLDEVAAALDALSADPAPTENSTAAMTIGALAHRVGIHPASLRKWEAAGILRPHRDRATGYRVYPPDVVRDAHVTNQLRRGGYPLPRIKLFIDHLRAAGDSPDLADVLDEWQARLTHRGHAMLTGGAHLATYLALLTERDTAAAKRE from the coding sequence ATGCCAGCACGAGCTCTGCGGCCCGCCGACCTTGCACACGAACACGGTCTGTCCACCCAGGCGGTCCGCAACTATGAGGACGAAGGAATCCTCCCGCCCGCCGAACGCAGCGACACCGGGTACCGCCGATACACCGAGGCACACGCGCAAGCGCTGCGCGCCTTCCTGGCCCTGCGCCATGGCTACGGGCATCAGACGTCCGCCGCCATTCTGCGCGCCGCGCACCGACCGGACCAGGCGACAATGTTTCGTCTCATCGATCAGGCGCACGCCGACCTCTTGCACGAACGCCGCACCCTCGACGAGGTCGCCGCCGCCCTCGACGCCCTGTCCGCCGACCCAGCCCCCACCGAGAACAGCACCGCCGCAATGACTATCGGCGCCTTGGCGCATCGCGTCGGCATCCATCCCGCGTCCCTGCGCAAATGGGAAGCCGCGGGCATCCTGCGCCCGCACCGCGATCGAGCGACCGGCTACCGCGTCTACCCACCCGACGTAGTGCGCGACGCCCACGTGACCAACCAACTCCGCCGCGGCGGCTACCCCCTCCCCCGCATCAAACTCTTCATCGATCACCTACGCGCCGCAGGCGATTCACCCGACCTAGCCGACGTCCTCGACGAATGGCAAGCCCGCCTCACCCACCGCGGCCACGCCATGCTCACCGGCGGCGCCCACCTGGCCACCTACCTAGCCCTGCTCACCGAGCGGGACACGGCTGCGGCAAAACGCGAATAA
- a CDS encoding erythromycin esterase family protein produces MTRQLSLRDIAFDLGTGSTELGVGVGRFLGTLERPPVLLGLGEPTHGVEAFPQLRNQLLAYLVEQQGYRAIALESDCLAAVVVDDYVRTGAGDLDEVLATGFSHGFGAAPANRELVTWLREHNAGRDPRDQVRFYGFDAPLEMAAAPSPRAALLGAHEYLREHLPAGRVPHDRDTLDALLGADADWSNPAAMYDAADSIGDTDNARALRLAADDIVARFEAHAPGLRQASSDNDFERALMLARAAHGLLRYHAEMAKPGPERFSLLTGLRDATMAENLLAIARVQAHHGPCLVFAQNAHLRRTESAMRFGGMDVHWWSAGALTAPVLDSGYAFIALDCDRWVDNPAVQRQPHDFQAVLGDATASRALFPARPLAAALAGQVVSARVSDDQRYAPFDPAGLDGADAIVLLESI; encoded by the coding sequence ATGACCAGGCAACTCTCCCTTCGCGACATCGCCTTCGATCTCGGCACCGGCAGCACCGAACTCGGTGTCGGTGTCGGCCGGTTCCTCGGCACGCTCGAACGGCCGCCCGTCCTCCTCGGTCTCGGTGAGCCGACACATGGCGTCGAGGCGTTCCCCCAACTGCGCAATCAACTGCTGGCGTACTTGGTCGAGCAGCAGGGGTACCGCGCCATCGCTCTCGAAAGCGATTGCCTCGCAGCAGTTGTCGTGGACGACTACGTGCGGACCGGTGCGGGCGACCTGGACGAGGTCCTCGCCACCGGATTCAGCCACGGCTTCGGTGCGGCTCCGGCCAATCGAGAGTTGGTCACCTGGCTGCGTGAGCACAACGCGGGCCGCGACCCCCGCGATCAGGTGCGGTTCTATGGCTTCGACGCACCGCTGGAAATGGCCGCCGCCCCGAGCCCGCGCGCCGCTTTGCTCGGCGCGCACGAGTATCTGCGCGAGCACCTGCCCGCCGGACGCGTCCCGCACGACCGCGACACCCTCGACGCTCTGCTCGGGGCCGACGCCGACTGGTCCAACCCCGCCGCCATGTACGACGCGGCAGACTCCATCGGTGACACCGACAACGCGCGCGCACTGCGTTTGGCCGCCGACGACATCGTGGCCCGCTTCGAGGCACACGCGCCCGGTCTGCGACAAGCCAGCTCGGACAACGACTTCGAACGCGCGTTGATGCTCGCGAGGGCGGCGCACGGCCTGCTGCGCTACCACGCGGAGATGGCGAAGCCGGGACCGGAACGGTTCAGCCTGCTGACCGGGTTGCGCGACGCCACGATGGCGGAGAATTTGCTCGCCATCGCCCGCGTGCAGGCGCACCACGGACCCTGCCTGGTCTTCGCCCAGAACGCACACCTGCGGCGCACCGAGTCCGCCATGCGTTTCGGCGGCATGGACGTGCACTGGTGGAGCGCGGGCGCGCTGACCGCGCCTGTTCTCGACAGTGGCTACGCGTTCATCGCGCTCGACTGCGATCGGTGGGTGGACAATCCCGCGGTTCAGCGACAACCGCACGACTTCCAGGCGGTGCTCGGGGACGCCACGGCGAGCCGGGCGCTGTTTCCGGCGCGCCCGTTGGCTGCCGCCTTGGCCGGACAGGTGGTGTCCGCACGCGTCTCGGACGACCAGCGATACGCCCCATTCGACCCCGCCGGACTCGATGGCGCCGACGCCATCGTCTTGCTCGAGTCGATCTAG